The DNA region TTCGCCTGCCGCTGGAGATCGCCGATCTGTTCGAGGAATGGCTGCGCGAGCACGCGCCCAACCGCGCCGAGCGGGTGCTCAGCCTGATCCGCCAATGCCGCGAAGGGGAGTTGTACCAGTCCCGGTTCGGCAGCCGCATGAAGGGCTCCGGCCCGGTGGCGGAACTGCTGGCGAAGCGCTTCAAGCTGGCTTGCAAGCGCCTCGGCCTCAACGCCCGCGACGCCGCCCTCAACTGCGCGGACTTCAAGCCCCCTCCGGCCCGCGGCGATCAACTGACGATGTTCTGAGCGGGCGATCCCGCACAGGCACGATCCGGCGCGCTCCGCGTTGATCGGCCGGCCGTCGCTGGGCTACCCTCCGCCGCCTGAACACGCCCCTGCGGGCGTTGGAAATCCGGGTCGCGGTTTCAAGGTCGAGGGAGACGGGGTTGATGGCCACGATCGGTGAAGTCCTGGCCGTCGCCTTCGACGAGCATCGCGCCGGCCGCGTTCCCGAGGCGGCCGCTCTCTATCGCCGGGTCCTGGAGGCCGACCCGGCGAATCCCAACGCCCTGTACCTGCTCGGGATGGCCGCATGGCAGAGCGGCCGGCCGGCGCCATGCCTGAATCTGATCGGGCGCGCGCTTCGGCTCAATCCCGGCTGGATCGAGGCGCGAGTCAACCGGGCCATCATCCTGGACAAGGCCGGCCGCCCCGCGGAGGCCACCGCCGACTGGCGGCGGCTGACCCTCTTCGATCCGGGCCATAGGCAGGCCTGGCGCAATCTCGGCGATGCCTTTCAGGCCCATGGCGATGCGGGGACGCCGCAGGCCCTCGAAGCGCTGCGCCATGCCGCCCGCCTCGATCCCGGTTTGGCCGAGGTCCATCACGATCTGGGGGTGGTCCTCCGCCGCGCCGGCCAAATCGACGAGGCGGTGGACAGCCTGCACCGCGCCATCGCGGCCAGGGCCGATCTGGCGCCCGCCCACATGAATCTGGGCAACACCCTGCTCGAACGCGGCGATGACGCCGCGGCCCGGGCCAGCCTGCGGCGCGCGCTGGCGCTCAGCCCGGCCAGCCCGGAATACTGGTACAATGCCGGCAACGCCCTGTACGCCCACGGCGATCCGCAACAGGCGCTGCACGCCTACCGACGGTCGGCGCGGTTGGGGCTCGGGCTCGCCCATGTGCGGGTGGCGACGGCGCTGAACGATCTGGGCCGCTTGGCCGAGGCCGAAGCCGAACTGATCGAAAGCCTGCCGATCCCCGGCGTCGAGGTGCCCCTCAGCATCGAGTTGCTGACCAACGCCTTCCTGCGACGCGACGGGCTGGCCGAGGGTCGGGCGTTCTTCGCCCGGCTGGCCTCGACGCCGCTTGGCGGCGTCACCTATCGGGGGGAGTGCCTCACCGCGCTGGCCGCGTTCGACCTGCGGGACGG from Azospirillum brasilense includes:
- a CDS encoding tetratricopeptide repeat protein yields the protein MATIGEVLAVAFDEHRAGRVPEAAALYRRVLEADPANPNALYLLGMAAWQSGRPAPCLNLIGRALRLNPGWIEARVNRAIILDKAGRPAEATADWRRLTLFDPGHRQAWRNLGDAFQAHGDAGTPQALEALRHAARLDPGLAEVHHDLGVVLRRAGQIDEAVDSLHRAIAARADLAPAHMNLGNTLLERGDDAAARASLRRALALSPASPEYWYNAGNALYAHGDPQQALHAYRRSARLGLGLAHVRVATALNDLGRLAEAEAELIESLPIPGVEVPLSIELLTNAFLRRDGLAEGRAFFARLASTPLGGVTYRGECLTALAAFDLRDGAPRAAHDRLAAVRGDNGWFFTVKSLAALRATLAGQGLQLVRPAPVGADGGHRPPRVTSSSLATRGRFAHTVLEYILVRLYAEKHGFLLETPDWVGGAFFELNDPPQSGPLPPLLFARRTLNDLVTGATERAPIADRDILSPLFLFEHKREYRQRVQSWLKPRRVWEPHLAPAVERLRAAGNTVVALHIRRGDFVTANYPITETAWYVDWLREWWPRLDRPVLYVASDDVAAVRHAFAEFHPLTRADVVEEWAGLDFLQDFHVLMNADVVGTSAASGFSALAARLNTRARLFVEPDVAARRIRPFEPWTP